A single genomic interval of Bacillus spongiae harbors:
- a CDS encoding GNAT family N-acetyltransferase: MIRMYSEKDDKEKLLRLIEKMGIEEEIGDIDEVMTNSKHFLLYEQDGIRGFSFSSSYLNHEESIAQISLYVEPKYRLKGIGSELYKEMEKLISETKSDVLCTYMSVESENPVEFAKKMGFEKWWGFRELVYRGGAIPKPDIEFIKYDDRFFDQFVKVVQDSYYDLRKKNDIKPYRSSEEMVKKYQLNNNVYITLHNEQIVASVTTSKGEVDNLMVAPSYQGKGYGRKALHFGMNKLLEEGFEEIRLCFVEGNEYAEKLYTSSGFKPLHNTQVYRKFL; encoded by the coding sequence ATGATACGTATGTATAGTGAAAAGGACGATAAGGAGAAGTTGTTAAGACTAATAGAAAAAATGGGTATAGAAGAAGAGATAGGGGATATAGATGAAGTAATGACAAACTCTAAACATTTTCTTTTGTATGAACAAGATGGTATAAGAGGGTTTTCATTCTCATCTTCCTATTTGAATCATGAAGAGTCTATTGCTCAAATTAGTTTATATGTTGAACCGAAATATCGCTTAAAAGGTATTGGTTCTGAACTATATAAAGAAATGGAAAAGCTAATTTCTGAAACTAAATCTGATGTTTTGTGTACTTATATGAGTGTTGAATCAGAAAATCCAGTTGAATTCGCTAAAAAAATGGGGTTTGAAAAATGGTGGGGCTTTCGTGAATTGGTATATAGGGGAGGAGCTATTCCTAAGCCAGACATAGAGTTTATTAAATATGACGATCGGTTTTTTGACCAGTTTGTAAAAGTAGTACAAGACTCTTATTACGATTTGCGAAAAAAGAATGATATTAAACCATATCGCTCTTCAGAAGAAATGGTGAAAAAATACCAATTAAATAATAATGTGTATATAACCTTACATAATGAGCAAATTGTTGCATCAGTGACAACTAGTAAAGGAGAAGTAGATAATTTAATGGTTGCACCAAGTTACCAAGGAAAAGGCTATGGCCGTAAGGCTCTGCATTTTGGTATGAACAAGTTGCTAGAAGAAGGTTTCGAAGAAATTCGTCTCTGTTTTGTAGAAGGAAATGAATATGCCGAGAAATTATACACTTCTTCAGGATTTAAGCCACTTCATAATACGCAAGTTTATCGAAAGTTCTTGTAG
- a CDS encoding NUDIX hydrolase: MNRVVVAYAFIYKQDENKILMVNNKGGGWSLPGGAVEQGETLEQAVIREVKEETSLTIEAAEVIAVNEAFFKEKGHHALFITFKAKVIEGDISIVDRDEISEIKWVDIQRANELMPYHPYGVDSLLKASSPYTFQG; the protein is encoded by the coding sequence ATGAATAGAGTAGTTGTAGCATATGCTTTTATTTATAAGCAAGATGAGAATAAAATCCTTATGGTTAATAACAAGGGTGGAGGTTGGTCTCTTCCTGGTGGTGCAGTGGAACAAGGGGAAACTTTAGAACAAGCAGTTATTCGAGAGGTTAAGGAAGAAACAAGTTTAACCATTGAAGCTGCTGAAGTTATAGCTGTTAATGAAGCGTTCTTTAAAGAAAAGGGACATCACGCTCTATTTATAACATTTAAAGCTAAAGTCATTGAGGGAGACATTTCAATTGTAGATAGAGACGAAATTTCAGAGATAAAATGGGTAGATATACAAAGGGCTAATGAATTAATGCCTTATCATCCTTATGGAGTTGATAGTTTACTAAAAGCCTCTTCTCCATATACATTTCAAGGGTAA